The Prevotella melaninogenica nucleotide sequence AAGAACCGATTGAACCCATACCGAATGGTGTGGTATCGCCATATACGACCTTGTCATTAGGATCGTAAACGAACGTAAGGCTGCCGTCGCGCTTAATAAATACCTCATTACCCGTGATAGGGTCGATACCAGCAGAAGAAACTACCTTCAATGCTGTCAACGACTGACCTTCCTCATAGATAGGCAATGGTGTCACACCACCCTTTGCCTGGTTCTTCTCGTTTTGTTCACGAAGAGCGTTACTAATCTTCTTAATCTTATTCTTGTTGTAGGCATAGTTAAGGCTCAACGACCACTCCCAATCCTTATTCTTGATAGGGATAACACGTGTCTGGAACTCAAATCCATGGTTCTCTACCTCTCCGACATTCTCACGTGACGTGGTGATACCCAATGATGGAGCCTTAGTGATGTCAAGCAACAAGTTGTCTGTATTCTTTACATAAACATCTGCCGAGAAGTCCCAGCGTCCCTTGAACATTGTGAGGTCAAGACCGAGGTTGGCACTGAGTGTTCTCTCCCACTTAAGGTTCTTGTTTCCAATACCCATTGGTACGGCACCAATACCTTTTATATAGTTAAGACCTGCCAAACTGGTATACATTGTCAACGCCTGATAGGGTTCAAACGAGATGTTTCCAAGATAACCCAAACTTGCACGAAGCTTTAACAACTGGAAAGGTGAACCTTTAAGGAACTTCTCATTATGAATATTCCATCCTGTTCCCACACTCCAGAAAGGAGCGAAACGAGAGTTCTTACCAAACTTAGACGAACCTTCATAGCGATAAATTACATCTAAGAAGTAACGGTTATCCCATATTGTGTTAAGGTTTACGAAGAAACCTGCACCATTATACTTATTGTCTACACCACCTGGTTTACCTGTTGGATAGTTTCCTGCCAACAATGGGTGGGCTACATTGTCTGAATAATAACCTACAGAACCATACGTACTACCATCGACAGAGTTTGACTCGATCGTTGCACCAGCCATCGTCGTAAGGAACAGCTTACTAAATATATAGTTATTGTATGACACCATCAACTTACCCTGATAAGTAGTTGTACTGGTGAAAGTCTCTCTCAGTAGTCCTCTGCGTGACACATCGGCTACGTTCTTAATCTGATCTGCCGAGAATGGTGACACAAAGTTACGTCCTTCATATTTCGTCTTTTGTATTGAGAAGTCACCATCAATTCTGAATTTCTCACCCAACCATAACTGAAGTGTTGTTGTGTTTAATACGTCGAGCGTATTTCCTCTGTTGAAACTACCTAACGAAGCCTCATACAAAGGGTTAGAGAGGTCATAATTCAACTTTGGTTTCAATGCGCCATACTCATCATATGGATATTCATATGGGTTCTGCTTCACCCACTCAGAGAAGTCACCATATGGCGACTGAGTTGATTTTACAGATGAGATAGTAGCCGTATTACTGATAAAGAACTTACCTGAAAGGTTATATGAGAGTTTGAAGTTTGTTGACAAACGCTCACGACTCGAACCCTTCATTACACCTTCCTCATCACCATAACGGACACCTAAGTTATATCGTGCGTGCTCATCACCTCCATCGATACTTACACTATGCTGTGAAGAAACCGCATTACGCAATGGTTTCTTAATCCAGTCGGTTGTCACACCGTCCTGTATCTGGTTGTAATAGAATGCATACTTGTTTTGCAGCGCATATTGGTCCGCTAAGTTGGTCGCTGTGTAAAGACCTGCCAAGCGCTCATACTCAAGCTTTTGTGATGCTGAGAGCAATTTATAATCACTCAAATCTGGAGTTGACAAACGTAATGTTCCGTTATAATTAAATCTCAACTTACCACCCTTGAGTGCCTTTGTTGTGATAACAATAACACCTGCGGACGCCTTCGCACCATAGAGTGCTGATGCCGACGCATCTTTGAGTACGGTAATTGACTCGATATCGTTCATATCCATATCATTGACATAGTCTACCTTTACCTGCGAACCATCAACAACGAATACAGGTAAGTTAGCCTGACCTGAGAAGGTAGCGCGTCCACGAATATTGATATCAGCAATCTTATTTGGGTCAGATCCGCCAAGGTTATCTTCTAACACGCTAAGACCTGGCACAAAGTTAGCCAAACTCGTAAGTACATTTTTTGTACCAACAGACAACAATTCGTCTTTCTTTATAGATACTTGCGAACCTGTAAAACTGTTTCTATTCTTTGTTGCAAAACCTGTTACGACAACTTCACCCAACTCACCAACGTCTTCCTGCATCGTGAAGTTACCTGCCGTACCATTCTTTACCTTTTTCTCTAAAGGCTTATATCCTATATAATTAAAGGTGAGCGTAACCTCTGGCAAGTCGGTATTAATCTCATACTGACCGTCCAAATTCGTGATATAACCGCCATTAAAGCCTTTCATTCGGATGGTTACACCAGGCAGAGGCAGACCGTCTTTATCGGTTACCTGTCCATATACTCCCTTCCGTTTCTCTTGTGTTGGTTTACGAACAAGTTTCACGCTGTTGCCATCAATACTATAGCTAAAACCAGTCTTATTAAAGACTTGCCCTAACACGGCACGAACAGGCTGCGCTTGTGCGTCAATGTTAACTTTCTCCGCTTGAGATAGTAGCTCAGGAGTCACATCAAATTGTAACCCTGTTTGCTTTGACACTTCATCTAAGAAGGTCTTCATTTCTGTTTGCTTCATAGACAGCGTCACCACCATCTTATCGACATCTTGTGTTTGTGCCGATACGGTTGACCCTATACTAAGCATTAACATCAGAGCCAGTACTGCCCAAATTCGTAATACGAGATTACTTTTTTGCATTTCTTTTCTCATTTCCCCTCTGGTACTTTAATGTTTAGAACTATTCTTATAAATTAAAAAAGTAGAATACAAATTATACTGATATTCTTTTTTATTAAAGCCGCTTTTTAAACAGCGAATCTACAAAAGTACACAAAAAACAAAAACCATGCAAATATTTTTTAAGTTTATATATTAAAAACATATCATTTCATAACATCTATCACAAATATTTGATTGAAACCTAAAATATTATTTCTTTGCCTATTCTTTACATTGTCTTTCTGCCATTTATGCCTTCACTTAGCCACAACCGATAAATGTATGTAAATATTTTTTGTACACCTTGAATTTTATATATGGCCTTTAGCCTTCGAAAAGGGGCTTAATAGGCTTCTAAAAGATGCCCTTTTAAGGTCTTACTAACGCCCTTTTGAACCCTTAATAAGCGCCTTTTAAAACATAGGTTGATAACACTCTGTATACCTGACAGTTACAAACACCTTTAGAAATGCTATCTTACACGCATGAAAAGGAGATTTAGCTCGAAGTTATGTAAATATATTTCACAATAATAAAAGAGTCGGTAGATTCAGGTACTCAGTGTGAAATCAGATTTAACCCATGCGGTCATTAGAACCTAAACATATTTTGGGTATTCAGGATTTTGGAGTGATAAGGTTTGCCACTTAAGGTTAGGTTTCTGACGAAATGTCACACGGAGAAAAGGAGAGGACAGAGGATTATTAAAGCAATGGAAGTCACAGAGGCACTGTCGGTGCATAGAGCGACGGAGTTTATTGGTCAATTCTATTAGCAAATTATATACAAAGCGTTTATACCAAAATAGTTATCAAGAATCTGTACGCTTCGTCTCTGTTACTCTTTGTGCATCGTCACCTCCATAACATTACGTTTATCTCCGTCCACTCCGTGACTCTGTGTGCCATATTATTTGAGCGTCTTAGTTTATCAGTCTATCTTACGGGAGGAGCCAACACAGAAGTTTATAAGATAGTATACAAAAAACGGGATTACCTTCGTAAAGGCAACCCCGTAAAACTATTGTAACTTAGGATTATTTAATGTAATAAAAATACTGCTTCCAACCTAAAGAAAGGTTATTATACAGAGACTTATAACGTCTTTAGATATGAATCTATTAACGTAACTTATAGCCCTTGAACGCATAGAACAAGATATAACCAAAGCATACAAAGCAAAGACCATAGGCATATCGAGCATCTGAAACATCCTTTAAAAGACCAAACAGTACTGTAATTGCTGCTCCACCGATAAGTCCCATCGTCAAGAGTGATGAACCCTTCTTGGTAAACTTACCCAAATCCATCAATGCCAAAGGCCAAAACGCTGGCCACATCAGTGAACATCCTAAAGCCATGACACCAACACTATATATACTATAAACTCCAGGAAGAAGAACAACAAGAGTCGTTCCCAACAAGGCTACGAATGAACAAATCTGCAAAGCACGTGTCTGAGAAAGATACTTAGGAATCAGAATGATTCCTGCTATATATCCAATACTAATACTAATCGGAGTTATCCAAGAATAGTTTTCTGGATGAGCAAGTCCTAACTCATTCGCATAGTCAATGAGCGTTCCCAACACGATAGTCTCTGCACCAACATAAAAGAAGATGGCAATAGCACCCAGAACCAAGTGTGGGAACTGGAAAACAGACTTCTTACTGTTTGCATAAGCAGATACTTCTTGGTCAACCTCATCAGTCTCACTGCTATCCTCACCCGCTGCTTTCACCTCTGGCAATGGTGACAAAAGAGCCACTACACCTAAAGCAACGAACAGACAAATAATCACAGCAAAAGGTTTACCTAAATCATCTATAGCAACACTACCTGAAGCACCTGCGAAAAGAGCAATAAAGAGGGGTGACACTGGCCAAGCTAACTTGTTGATCATACCCATAATAGAGATACGCTTTGCAGCACTCTCCGTTGGTCCCAATATTGTCACATAAGGATTTATAGCTGCCTGTAAGAAGGTGTTAGCCGTTCCACAGAAAAAGGAAGCTGCAAGAAACAAAGGAAAACTCTTTGCATCTGCCGAGAAGATAAACACTCCAAAACCTACAGCAAACATTCCGAACGCAATAGCCATCGTACGCTTATATCCTATCTTGCTAATTAACATTCCCGCAGGATAGCCAAAGATGAGGAAAGGCAAGAATGTTGCACCAATGAGCATATATGCTTCCATTGAAGAAACGCTTAACGACACCTTCAATACTGGAACCAACAATGAATTTATACCCAAGGCAAATCCACAAGTGAAAAACATAAGCCCTAAGAATGCCATAGGGACAAGGAAACTCTTTTGTTCTTTCATAAATCTACTATGCTACACTATTAATGAATACTTCACTTAAATAATATGGGACAACATGACATCTTCTTTTGTTGATTAGAGTAATGTTATGTCCACGAACAAATCCCTAAAACCTATCATCAACAACTGACATACTCCATCATATTAAACTGTTGGAAGGCCCAACAAATATTACCCTGCATTCTGTCATTTCAAGAAAAAACCTAACCCAAGTGTTGCAATAAAAGTCACATTAAATCTTGATTGACGATGCAAAGGTATAAAAAAAACGCGAAAAACTATCACAACTTGATAGTTTTTCGCGTTTAATCTCTTTGTTTGAGGATTATAAAGCTATTATTTCGTACGCCTGAGTATCTCATCACGACATTCTTCCATCAGCCATTTTGGCGTACTCGTAGCCCCACAGATTCCTACTGTCTCGACTCCATCAAACCAACTCATGTCGATTTCGTCTGCACTCTCAACTTGATGGGAGTTTGGGTTTACACTCAAACATTCGTGAAAGAGGACCTTACCATTTGAACTCTTACGGCCTGCCACAAAGAGAATCAAGTCGTGACGAGCAGCAAAGGTTGAAATGTTCGGCATACGGTTAGCAACCTGTCGGCAGATGGTATCAAAGCTTTGGAACTTTGCCTTTGGTGATATATTACTTTGAATGTATTCGATAATCTTATGAAACTCATCCAAACTCTTTGTCGTCTGTGAGTAGAGATAGATGTCATTATTAAAGTCTAACGCTTTGACATCTTCAAACTTCTCTATCACAATCGCCTGACTATGGGTCTGACCAACAAGTCCAAGCACTTCGGCATGACCATTCTTTCCAAAGATAACAATCGAAGAGGAGGCACTAAGTTCTTGTCCCTCGCCTACTGCAGGAGGAAGAGAAACAGAAGAAGTAGAGGTTTCTACCGCTTCATTCGTTACTGGCTTGAGGTTTGAAGGTTCATCAACAGTAGCCCCACCCTTTGACGATATCATATAAGAAGGTTGACGACCTTTCTCATACTGTGTCTTAATACGACGTTGGAGGGCAAGAACCACAGGGCAAGTTGCATCGATAATCTCAATGTTATTACGTCTTGCAAGCTCGTAAGTCTCAGGTGGTTCGCCATGTGCACGCAGCAAAACCTTCACATTATGGAGTTCGCGCATCTGCTCATGATTGATGGTGATGAGCCCTTTCTTTGTGAGGCGTTCCACCTCCATACTATTATGTACGATATCACCCAAGCAATAGAGCTTTGTACCCTTTGCCAATTCTTCTTCGGCTTTCTTAATGGCTGTGGTCACACCGAAGCAAAAACCACTACCGTTATCTATCTCTATTTGAAGCATTTCTTTTTAAGGAGTTAAGGAGTTGGGAAGTTAGGGGAGTTAAACCAATACCCCTACTCCACAACTCTATCTAATAACTTGTTTACTTGTCAACTCGTTTACTTGTCAACTCGTTTACTTGTCAACTTGTCTACTCATCTACTTGAAAATGAATAGAGTTAAAACAACACTTTGACTCGACAACTCTATCAAATAACTTGTTTACTTGTCTACTTGTTTACTTGTCAACTCGTATAACCTCCGCACCTGTACGTCCGCTATATTCTGGTGCGTATGCACATTGTGCGGTACAGGTTCCTGTCTGATAAACACCAGCACGGTCAATATAATATTCTGTCTCTACGACATGCTTACCTTTAGCCATTTGGTCGAAGTAGTAATTAGTCGTGTAATCCTTTGGAGCAATGTAATATCCCCAACGATAACCACTCAACTGACTGACAGGCTCAAGGCAAGCTGCACGCTTATCAACTACTTGCACAAAGTCGTAATCACGGTCAGCAATGATCGTCAAACGGATACGCACCTTGTCACCAACTTTAAGGTTCTTACCTCTCTTCAACAGTACACTATCAACCATGACTTCACGCTTAATCTTCAAGCCAGATGAAGCATCAGAGATATCTGTTGACGCCTGGAAGAACTGTGCATAGACAGCACCCCAACTTGTGCCAGTGCTTGTCTTGCTGATAACCAAATCATGAATCTCAGACGAGTGGAAATCAACAGACTGCGTAGCTTTCACATAACCTAACCCTGCCGTAGGCTGTGTTGTCTGCAATGGCTTATTATCAAGCATTAATGTAGCATGCTCTCCATTCTGCATCAACCAGTTGCCATTGTTCATAAATGCCCAAATAGCATTCACTGAGTTCAATGGTGTATCCCAAGCCTGCGTACGCTTCTCCTGTAAGAGCCAACGCTGCATCTCAACAAGCGTCTTACCATCAGTAGGAGTAATGGTCTTTATCGCCTCAATAGCAGCCACCTCTGTTGGAATCTTATAATCACGCCAGCTGTAATAAGCGTTTTTAGAATCGAAATAACATCCCTTCTCCTCCGTATAAACCGTATATTCCTTGATACTCTGGAGATATTCGCGCGCCTTTTCAACCTTACCATACTGCTGAAGGATTACTGCAGTATTCGCTTTACCATAGATAGTCAAGTCCGTAGGCTTCTTGGTCAGGCGGTCAATGAGGTACTTTATGTCATTTGTAGCTCGGTCATGATAGAACAAAGCATTGGTGTAAAGATAATCACAAAGGTCATCAGATGGGAAGAGTATCGTATTATACTTCTTCTCATCACGCTTCATTTCAGCCACACACTTAGCTACCTTCTTATCCATAAAGCGGAAAGAAGCGTTAATCATGTTTGTTACCTCTGGGCTTGGACTTGTAAGATTCTGCAAACGAGCAAGTGTCTTTGTCACCGCAACTGTCATATACAGACTTCCCCTCATTCCTTGCCACCAAGAGAAAGAACCATCAGAGTTTTGTAGTTTCTTTAGACTTGAGAATGTTGATGTCAACTTGTTCTGCAACTGATTCTCATCAAAGAAGCGCACGAGTTGCTGTTTCTGTTCGCTTTCATTCTTAGCATCCATCACCCAAGGAGTCTCATCAAGTGTCAAAGACTTGAGTTCTTGATTCTTCTCCAAAGCCGACATCATTGACGTTTCCTTGCCTGTTTCCTTCTTCCATTGCTCGATTGTCTGCTTAATCGATGGGGAAGTACTTATAATCTGCTTACCCAAACGATTTGCATAATAAGCCGAAACAAGACTGATAGCATTCTTTTCATTTGCATCTGCGACATAAGGCAATGCCTGAATCATCAGCCAATTAGGGTTATTGGTGTACTCTACTGTCAGCTTCTGTTCCGTACTCTTCTTTGGGAAAAGCTTACCAACATTAATCGTCTTCACCTCTGCTTCATTCTGTGTGAATGGATAGGTGTTTGTTACATACTCCTTATTCTGAAGTACTGAGAGGTAATGTTGCTCACCATCAGAGAAGCCATCGCCCTCAACCGTGAAGCGAACAACAAGCAATGACTGGTCAGCTGTAAGCTTATTTGTATTCTGTGCTAATAAAGAAGCTAAGCTATAAGTTGCAGAACCACTCCCCTGCGCCTTCAAAACAACAGCTTTACTATCCGTAAAGAGCACCTTCTCTGTTGCAGGGTCAAGGATTTCAATCTTTGCTTTTGCCTTGATATCCTTCTCAGACTGATTAAACAAACGAGCAGAAACCATTGCTTCGTCACCCATACGTACAAAACGAGGCATATTAGGTTGCACCATCAAGATCTTCTGAGCAACGATATCATCAGAAAGGAAGCCATTATTCATATCCTCATCGTGTGCCAATCCCATGAATCGCCACGTAGTAAGACTCTCTGGAAGCGTAAACTTAATACTAACATTACCCTTTCCATCCGTCTGCAACTGTGGATAGAAGAATGCTGTCTCATTGAGATTCTCACGCATAGAAGGCTTTACATTCTTCGGTTCGTCCTTTTCTTGTTTTATCTCCTCATCTTTCTTTACTACAGGAGCAGTAAATTTCGCTTTCGTTTCCTTAGTAGGTCCAAAGCCAACCTTAACGACCTCATTCATAGAAGACTCCTTTGCCAAAGCCATTGTCTTAACGGTACGTGTCATGCTTACCATTCGGTCTTCTCTTGCTGAATAAATATAAGCATCTGGCGTATCATAATCTTCCAAGAAGCGACTATCAAATCTCGAGAAAGACAATAGCTCTACATCAAAAGGTTTGATATTAGCTTCCCATGAAAGACCCAAACCTGAATAATCAGGCCTCTCCCAATTAACAGATGTATAGTTAAGCGAGAAGAAGTTACCTAAGTTCCATGAATTAGACAAGAACTGATCAAGACTCTTGTCATAAAGCGTTGCCATCAGTTGAGCATTGGCAGCCTTACCATCAGGACGATTAATAGTTACTGTCCATTCCTCCTGCTGACCAGGGATAAGTTTATTACGGAAAGTCTTCCATTTCACAATTAAGCTCTTATCTGGTAACGGACGTATAATCCTCTCTGAATGAGCATACAGAACGCCATTCTTTACCCAAGCATAATTAAGAAATATCTCATCACCATACTCTTCCTTATAGACAAACTTGCATGTCTGTATACTATTGCTTTGATTGAAAGAACCTGTTTCAATCACTTTATTACCTGAGAAGATAGAATAAACAACATACTGATTCTCATCACTTGAACCCACCTGCATATAGATAGGACCACCATCGCGAGGGAATTGGATTCCACTCAGATAGAACCAGTCATGTGTCTCAATAACTGGACGCTTATCATCAAAAGAGAAGACGACAAAGTCCTCATCTATCGTATCTGTTCCACAAATAGCATGTAGGCGATAAGCACCAGAAGACAAACCCTTTATAGCAACATTCTCATTTGCCTTTGCGGTCTTGTAATCGCTATAAACATAATTATTCTGATCCTTCTGCTGTGGTACAATTACATACTTCACTGTTCCATCAACAGGAGATCCTGCAGCGTTTAGGTAATAAAACTTAATCGTTTTAAGACTGTCACGCAGATTCTTCTCAGCAATATTGCAAGAAAGACTTGCCTCCTTTGTTCCTAATGGCAATGAAGTAAAACCGTCATGTGTCTCACCTGCGGCATCAGTCACCGAAGCCTCAACTCTAAAGTTATAGAAAAGTGAACGATAACCCTTACCAGACTTCAGTTCTTTCTTGGCTTTGTCAGATAAGACAAAAGGCACGGTAACAACAAACTCTCCCTTGTCATCTGTGACAACATCTTGTTCATTCACTTCCTCACTACCTTCATAGAAGCGACACCAATAGCTTATATTACGTGTAACGACATAATGCACCTTTGCACCTTGTACAGGTACACCAGCAAAACTCTTGGCACAACCAATCAACTTGATAGAATCACCGACAGCATACTTCTCCTTATATTCGTCAAAGTTTACATCAAACGTTGGACGCTTGTACTCATCTACTTGGAAACGCTTAGATCCTTTTGTTCCAAAATCAGCATAAATAGAGAAGCTACCAGTCAGTCCACTTGATGGAAGATTAAAGTCTGCTGCAGCAGTACCGAAACGGTCTGTGGTTACTGACTTACGTCCAATCTCCTTATAATTGGCATCTTTCAAAACCATATCAAAGGTTTGTCCGCCTGCAGCCTTAGTCTTATAGTCTTGCTTTGTGTTCTGATAAGCAATGACAGATGCGTGCACCGTCTGTCCGGGACGATAGATACCTCTATCCGTGAAGACCTGTGTTACCATCTTGTCATAGTTCACCTTGTCGTAATCATACGAACCCTCCAGTTGAGTTTCTTCAAAGGCTTTATCCTTATTCGTAAAGACATAGATGTCAGGGGTAGTTCTTCCCGAATCAAAAACTACCTCTCCATTCTTGTTCGTAACCAGTTTCTTGACGATAGAAGACTTATCATTATAATTTGGATAGGTAGCCTGAACCGTTGCATTTGCTACTGGTTGCCCATCCACAACATTGACAACAACATACCGTGCTTTCTTCTTTGGCTGTAGTTCGCTCATGACATAGAGGTCACTAACATAGTAGAAAGCATATTCTGGTGTAAAATTCTTTTTTGGCGTTTCTACCTTAATGAGGTAAACACCCAAAGGTAATGTAGGCATTAAGAAAGAGTCTTTCACCTCTTCATAATCCTTATGACCAGTAAAAGTACGGGTTATCGTCTGCGTTGTTGCTGGCAACAGACTTGCCTTCAACTTAGCCATGTCGTCCTTATCTCCAAGACTGAGAGAATGATTACCTGATAGTTTCGTACGCATAATCGTTACGATTACATCTGATACATTGCGCGTATTCAGCTTAACCCAGTTATTCTTCTCCGTCGAACTAACATTACGCTTATCGAAACTCACTTCAAACATCGGTCTTGTCAGTTCTGCACGAGCATTACGTAATGATGTGATTCTATTCCATGATGCCCAACGGACAAGTGCATTATCAATATAGGCTATCTTTTCCTCAACCGGAGTATCTTCTCCCATACAAGCATAACGCTTCAACGCAACTTCTCCACATATCGGTAAGTCACTATATGCTTGCATGAGTGAGTCGAGCTTTGAAATACTCTCTTTCTCCTCCTTTATTCCCATCAATGCCGTGTAACAAGCAGCCTCACGGTTTCCAACGCTTTTATAATAGCTATGTAATTTGTCGTAGTTACCTGCCTGCATACCAATAACATGCAATAGGTCACCCTTAAAGATATCATCGTTCTTACCTATCTTTATCAAAGGCTTAAAGTCGGCTGCTTTCTGACTTGCCAATAGAGAAGGGTTAGCAAGTGCCTTCTTGAAGTATTCGTCAGCATTTCCACTTTCTTCATTCCGTCCTATCACGCCCAAGATACAGTTGTAGACAGCCGACAAGACTTCATCCTTCCCTTCTACCATCTTTGCCTTTGCCTTCAATCGCTTTAACTCTACCTCAGCAGAGTCGGGTGCAATCTCTGTCTGTAACCTTGATGCTAACAGACTTGCTGCCAAGATTTGCCCATAGGCTTTCTCTTTCTGTGCTTTCTGTTCTATCTTCTTTAACAAGCTGATTTGTGTCTTTGGTAAGTCCTTTTGCTCAGCTTGATTTACTTGTTGCCATAAGGCATCGAAGCTCTGTGCTGTTACTGTAATTGGCAACAACAGAAATATAATTGATAAAATGATAAGTGGTTTCTTCATACTCTCTTTCTTTTATTAATTGCAAAGATAATGCTTTTAAAGTAAAAAACGAAAGATGAGCTATGTATATTGTATAGGATGAAGGCTACTACCGCACAA carries:
- a CDS encoding alpha-2-macroglobulin family protein; translated protein: MKKPLIILSIIFLLLPITVTAQSFDALWQQVNQAEQKDLPKTQISLLKKIEQKAQKEKAYGQILAASLLASRLQTEIAPDSAEVELKRLKAKAKMVEGKDEVLSAVYNCILGVIGRNEESGNADEYFKKALANPSLLASQKAADFKPLIKIGKNDDIFKGDLLHVIGMQAGNYDKLHSYYKSVGNREAACYTALMGIKEEKESISKLDSLMQAYSDLPICGEVALKRYACMGEDTPVEEKIAYIDNALVRWASWNRITSLRNARAELTRPMFEVSFDKRNVSSTEKNNWVKLNTRNVSDVIVTIMRTKLSGNHSLSLGDKDDMAKLKASLLPATTQTITRTFTGHKDYEEVKDSFLMPTLPLGVYLIKVETPKKNFTPEYAFYYVSDLYVMSELQPKKKARYVVVNVVDGQPVANATVQATYPNYNDKSSIVKKLVTNKNGEVVFDSGRTTPDIYVFTNKDKAFEETQLEGSYDYDKVNYDKMVTQVFTDRGIYRPGQTVHASVIAYQNTKQDYKTKAAGGQTFDMVLKDANYKEIGRKSVTTDRFGTAAADFNLPSSGLTGSFSIYADFGTKGSKRFQVDEYKRPTFDVNFDEYKEKYAVGDSIKLIGCAKSFAGVPVQGAKVHYVVTRNISYWCRFYEGSEEVNEQDVVTDDKGEFVVTVPFVLSDKAKKELKSGKGYRSLFYNFRVEASVTDAAGETHDGFTSLPLGTKEASLSCNIAEKNLRDSLKTIKFYYLNAAGSPVDGTVKYVIVPQQKDQNNYVYSDYKTAKANENVAIKGLSSGAYRLHAICGTDTIDEDFVVFSFDDKRPVIETHDWFYLSGIQFPRDGGPIYMQVGSSDENQYVVYSIFSGNKVIETGSFNQSNSIQTCKFVYKEEYGDEIFLNYAWVKNGVLYAHSERIIRPLPDKSLIVKWKTFRNKLIPGQQEEWTVTINRPDGKAANAQLMATLYDKSLDQFLSNSWNLGNFFSLNYTSVNWERPDYSGLGLSWEANIKPFDVELLSFSRFDSRFLEDYDTPDAYIYSAREDRMVSMTRTVKTMALAKESSMNEVVKVGFGPTKETKAKFTAPVVKKDEEIKQEKDEPKNVKPSMRENLNETAFFYPQLQTDGKGNVSIKFTLPESLTTWRFMGLAHDEDMNNGFLSDDIVAQKILMVQPNMPRFVRMGDEAMVSARLFNQSEKDIKAKAKIEILDPATEKVLFTDSKAVVLKAQGSGSATYSLASLLAQNTNKLTADQSLLVVRFTVEGDGFSDGEQHYLSVLQNKEYVTNTYPFTQNEAEVKTINVGKLFPKKSTEQKLTVEYTNNPNWLMIQALPYVADANEKNAISLVSAYYANRLGKQIISTSPSIKQTIEQWKKETGKETSMMSALEKNQELKSLTLDETPWVMDAKNESEQKQQLVRFFDENQLQNKLTSTFSSLKKLQNSDGSFSWWQGMRGSLYMTVAVTKTLARLQNLTSPSPEVTNMINASFRFMDKKVAKCVAEMKRDEKKYNTILFPSDDLCDYLYTNALFYHDRATNDIKYLIDRLTKKPTDLTIYGKANTAVILQQYGKVEKAREYLQSIKEYTVYTEEKGCYFDSKNAYYSWRDYKIPTEVAAIEAIKTITPTDGKTLVEMQRWLLQEKRTQAWDTPLNSVNAIWAFMNNGNWLMQNGEHATLMLDNKPLQTTQPTAGLGYVKATQSVDFHSSEIHDLVISKTSTGTSWGAVYAQFFQASTDISDASSGLKIKREVMVDSVLLKRGKNLKVGDKVRIRLTIIADRDYDFVQVVDKRAACLEPVSQLSGYRWGYYIAPKDYTTNYYFDQMAKGKHVVETEYYIDRAGVYQTGTCTAQCAYAPEYSGRTGAEVIRVDK